The Danio aesculapii chromosome 8, fDanAes4.1, whole genome shotgun sequence genome window below encodes:
- the LOC130233362 gene encoding uncharacterized protein LOC130233362: protein MSLACLSLSAGEASMEALELELEAVESQIRSLETKREGIRALLLTRTRSSEVSVRYNDNLPVSSTPRVSLSRPSAPRTRCTQVLFTPTPGYHGPRVQPRKVLARSRGRTSPPPVFEIPTENRFAPLRETGRDVAIIGDSIVRHVRSTSSKGNKVRTFCFPGARVKNISAQIPTILSAAESLGAAVLHVGTNDTGLRQTEILKKDFRSLIETVRRTSPATQIIVSGPLPTYRRGNERFSRLFALNEWLLTWCEEQKLLFANNWNLFWERPRLFRADGLHPSRAGAELLSDNITRILRSI from the coding sequence atgtcgcttgcgtgtctgtccttgagtgcaggagaggcatcgatggaggcgctggagctggagctggaagcggtggagtcccagattcgctcgctggagacgaagcgagagggcatcagggctctgctcttaacccgtactcgctcgtctgaggtaagtgtccgatacaacgacaatctcccagtttcttcaaccccgcgtgtttctctgtccaggcccagcgcaccgaggacgcggtgcacCCAGGTGTTgttcacgccgactcccggctaccacggccccagggtgcaaccgcgtaaggtgcttgccaggtcccggggcagaacgtctcctcctccggtgttcgagatccccacggagaaccgcttcgcccctctccgcgagacgggtcgcgatgttgccatcattggcgactcaatcgtccgccacgtccgctccacttcctccaaaggtaacaaagtacgcactttctgcttccctggtgcccgagttaagaatatttctgcacagatacctactatcctgagcgctgccgagagcctcggtgccgccgtcctccacgtggggacgaacgacaccgggctccggcagacggagatcctgaagaaggacttcaggagcctgatcgagacggttcgacgcacttcgcccgccacgcagatcatcgtttctggaccgcttcctacctaccgccgaggaaatgaaaggttcagtagactttttgctctgaatgaatggctattaacatggtgtgaagaacagaaattgctctttgccaataactggaatcttttctgggagcgtcctaggcttttccgcgctgatgggctgcaccccagtcgagctggagctgaactcctgtcggacaacatcaccagaatacttcgctctatctga